In Pyxicephalus adspersus chromosome 12, UCB_Pads_2.0, whole genome shotgun sequence, a genomic segment contains:
- the LOC140342125 gene encoding prolactin-releasing peptide receptor-like — translation MSDKLFNESSKNVTQIFSGLDLLFDLKPLFVPLYAILVTVACLGNSVLILLIAFTKKLHNTTNFLIGNLAAADLIMCIFCVPLTASYAFEVHGWLFGEFMCHFVTLMQAATVFVSVLSLTAIAVDRYVVVVYPIRRRIGFKSCAYIVTALWMISIGVSLPTSMHTHYLDLKNVGHDMIICEEIWKHQENQRFLYSCTMLLLTYMLPLSAVTISYCGIAYHLRKRNVPGAASHYQDKWTKKKQKTFRMLIISVMAFAICWLPLQVVNLIRDIDEEFTILDKDYINIIQVTCHLIAMSSACYNPFIYASLHDKFSFHIRNYFHHHKKRASTMSSKNSRLNTCSTLADVPIVLSEKMTLQRRFSFN, via the coding sequence ATGTCAGACAAATTATTTAATGAGTCTTCAAAGAATGTAACGCAAATATTCTCCGGTTTGGATCTGCTCTTTGATTTAAAGCCTCTGTTTGTTCCTCTGTACGCCATACTAGTGACTGTAGCCTGTTTGGGAAATAGTGTTTTAATCCTTCTGATTGCTTTCACCAAGAAGCTTCATAATACTACTAATTTTCTCATTGGAAACCTGGCAGCAGCAGACCTAATTATGTGTATTTTCTGTGTCCCACTGACAGCCTCCTACGCTTTTGAAGTCCACGGATGGCTGTTTGGAGAATTCATGTGTCACTTTGTTACATTAATGCAGGCTGCAACAGTGTTTGTGTCTGTGTTATCTCTTACTGCCATTGCAGTAGACCGCTATGTTGTAGTTGTCTATCCTATTCGACGAAGGATTGGATTCAAATCTTGTGCATATATTGTCACTGCACTCTGGATGATCTCAATTGGAGTTTCTTTACCAACATCAATGCATACTCATTATCTTGATCTGAAAAATGTTGGTCATGACATGATCATTTGTGAAGAAATTTGGAAACACCAAGAAAACCAGAGGTTCCTTTATTCCTGTACAATGCTTCTGCTGACATATATGCTTCCACTGTCTGCTGTCACCATTTCCTACTGTGGTATTGCTTATCATCTTAGGAAGAGGAATGTCCCAGGGGCTGCAAGCCACTACCAAGATAAATggactaaaaaaaagcaaaaaaccttCCGCATGCTCATAATTTCAGTAATGGCATTTGCTATATGTTGGCTGCCCCTGCAGGTGGTCAACCTAATCCGGGATATTGATGAAGAGTTTACCATCCTGGATAAGGATTATATCAATATAATTCAGGTGACCTGCCATCTTATTGCAATGAGTTCTGCATGCTACAACCCCTTCATTTATGCTTCTCTGCATGATAAATTTAGTTTTCACATTAGAAATTACTTTCACCATCATAAGAAGAGAGCCAGCACCATGTCAAGCAAGAATTCCAGGCTCAATACTTGTTCCACTCTGGCAGATGTTCCCATTGTTCTATCAGAGAAAATGACACTACAAAGAAGATTCTCTTTTAACTAG